The following coding sequences lie in one Fusibacter sp. A1 genomic window:
- a CDS encoding class I SAM-dependent methyltransferase, whose product MNLSNVSKTAIITMTCRSSQTENLKSDFNDPMSTQSLRRLTDLASESEKKTIHKIKKMYGKYSKKEAQSLVKRVSSIDRIINDYILNHQDCTVINIACGFDTRYWRLDRRDCTYIELDLPEVIDQKKELLGDQINYNMISTSVLNFDWIDEVTKEGNSNFVLVMEGLLMYFEEEDVKKLLGAISERFSNSLLVTDALDKKLTEGLYKKIGDWSSKLLLGFELGWNFGFEKAEDIETYGNYRLIGVEGKQPYVITASIK is encoded by the coding sequence ATGAACTTATCAAATGTTTCAAAGACAGCTATTATAACAATGACATGTCGTTCTTCACAAACAGAGAACCTTAAGTCAGATTTCAATGATCCAATGTCTACTCAGAGTCTGAGAAGATTAACTGACTTAGCATCTGAATCAGAAAAGAAAACCATTCATAAAATTAAAAAGATGTATGGTAAATATTCAAAAAAGGAAGCTCAGTCACTTGTTAAGCGAGTTAGTAGTATAGATCGTATTATAAATGACTATATATTAAATCATCAAGATTGTACTGTCATCAATATTGCCTGCGGTTTTGACACTAGATACTGGAGGCTAGACAGAAGAGATTGTACTTATATTGAGCTTGATCTTCCTGAGGTAATTGATCAGAAGAAAGAGTTATTAGGAGACCAGATAAACTATAACATGATTTCAACATCGGTTTTAAATTTTGATTGGATCGACGAAGTAACTAAAGAAGGAAATAGTAATTTCGTACTTGTAATGGAAGGCCTACTTATGTACTTTGAAGAGGAAGATGTGAAAAAGCTTCTAGGTGCAATATCGGAAAGATTTTCTAATTCTCTACTTGTGACAGATGCATTAGATAAGAAACTTACTGAAGGTCTGTATAAAAAAATTGGTGACTGGTCTTCAAAACTTTTACTTGGTTTTGAATTGGGCTGGAACTTTGGATTTGAGAAGGCTGAAGATATTGAAACTTATGGAAACTATAGACTAATAGGTGTAGAGGGAAAGCAACCATATGTGATTACTGCATCAATTAAGTAA